In a genomic window of Numenius arquata chromosome 5, bNumArq3.hap1.1, whole genome shotgun sequence:
- the ERI1 gene encoding 3'-5' exoribonuclease 1 isoform X3 — MEEQKENRPQAAPNEAPAPPGRQHCRISDQETNGKISTASSNDFSDPVYKEIAITNGYINRMSREELRSKLAEFKLETRGVKDVLKKRLKNYYKKQKLMQKESINGNSCYDYICIVDFEATCEEGNPPEFTHEIIEFPIVLLNTHTLEIEDTFQQYVKPEINPKLSNFCISLTGITQDIVDKADTFPQVLQNAVEWMRQRELGTKYSYCMLTDGSWDMSKFLNTQCRVSRIKYPSFAKKWINIRKSYGNFYKVPRNQTKLTIMLEKLGMNYDGRPHSGLDDSKNIARIAIRMLQDGCELRVNERMHAGQLMTVSSAAPLEGAPAPQMPRYRN; from the exons atggagGAGCAGAAGGAGAACCGCCCGCAGGCTGCCCCTAACGAAGcgccggcgccgccc GGTAGGCAGCATTGTAGGATCAGTGATCAAGAAACTAATGGGAAAATCTCAACTGCCAGTTCGAATGACTTCAGTGATCCAGTTTACAAAGAAATTGCTATAACCAATGGTTACATCAACAGAATGTCCAGAGAGGAGCTCAGAAGTAAACTTGCAGAGTTCAAGCTTGAAACCAG AGGAGTGAAAGATGTGCtgaaaaagagactgaaaaactATTACAAGAAACAGAAGCTGATGCAGAAGGAATCCATTAATGGAAACAGCTGCTATGACTACATCTGCATTGTTGACTTTGAAGCAACATGTGAAGAAGGAAACCCACCTGAATTCACACATGAAATAATTGAGTTTCCTATTGTCTTACTAAACACACATACCCTGGAAATA GAGGATACCTTTCAGCAATATGTGAAGCCAGAGATTAACCCCAAACTTTCAAACTTCTGCATCAGTCTGACAGGAATCACCCAG gaCATTGTTGATAAAGCTGATACATTTCCTCAAGTTCTGCAGAATGCCGTAGAGTGGATGAGACAGCGAGAACTGGGGACAAAGTACAGCTATTGCATGTTGACAGATGG ATCTTGGGATATGAGTAAATTTTTGAATACCCAGTGCCGTGTTAGCCGTATCAAATACCCTTCTTTTGCCAAAAAGTGGATCAATATTCGCAAATCATATGGGAACTTCTATAAG GTTCCTAGGAACCAGACCAAGCTGACGATCATGCTTGAAAAGCTGGGCATGAATTATGATGGGAGACCTCACAGCGGACTTGATGACTCTAAAAACATTGCAAGGATAGCTATAAGGATGCTACAGGATGGCTGTGAACTGCGGGTGAATGAGAGAATGCATGCTGGGCAGCTTATGACAGTCTCCTCCGCAGCCCCCTTAGAGGGAGCCCCTGCTCCACAGATGCCCCGCTACAGAAACTAG
- the ERI1 gene encoding 3'-5' exoribonuclease 1 isoform X2: protein MEEQKENRPQAAPNEAPAPPAPAACPPGRQHCRISDQETNGKISTASSNDFSDPVYKEIAITNGYINRMSREELRSKLAEFKLETRGVKDVLKKRLKNYYKKQKLMQKESINGNSCYDYICIVDFEATCEEGNPPEFTHEIIEFPIVLLNTHTLEIEDTFQQYVKPEINPKLSNFCISLTGITQDIVDKADTFPQVLQNAVEWMRQRELGTKYSYCMLTDGSWDMSKFLNTQCRVSRIKYPSFAKKWINIRKSYGNFYKVPRNQTKLTIMLEKLGMNYDGRPHSGLDDSKNIARIAIRMLQDGCELRVNERMHAGQLMTVSSAAPLEGAPAPQMPRYRN from the exons atggagGAGCAGAAGGAGAACCGCCCGCAGGCTGCCCCTAACGAAGcgccggcgccgcccgccccggccgcctGCCCGCCG GGTAGGCAGCATTGTAGGATCAGTGATCAAGAAACTAATGGGAAAATCTCAACTGCCAGTTCGAATGACTTCAGTGATCCAGTTTACAAAGAAATTGCTATAACCAATGGTTACATCAACAGAATGTCCAGAGAGGAGCTCAGAAGTAAACTTGCAGAGTTCAAGCTTGAAACCAG AGGAGTGAAAGATGTGCtgaaaaagagactgaaaaactATTACAAGAAACAGAAGCTGATGCAGAAGGAATCCATTAATGGAAACAGCTGCTATGACTACATCTGCATTGTTGACTTTGAAGCAACATGTGAAGAAGGAAACCCACCTGAATTCACACATGAAATAATTGAGTTTCCTATTGTCTTACTAAACACACATACCCTGGAAATA GAGGATACCTTTCAGCAATATGTGAAGCCAGAGATTAACCCCAAACTTTCAAACTTCTGCATCAGTCTGACAGGAATCACCCAG gaCATTGTTGATAAAGCTGATACATTTCCTCAAGTTCTGCAGAATGCCGTAGAGTGGATGAGACAGCGAGAACTGGGGACAAAGTACAGCTATTGCATGTTGACAGATGG ATCTTGGGATATGAGTAAATTTTTGAATACCCAGTGCCGTGTTAGCCGTATCAAATACCCTTCTTTTGCCAAAAAGTGGATCAATATTCGCAAATCATATGGGAACTTCTATAAG GTTCCTAGGAACCAGACCAAGCTGACGATCATGCTTGAAAAGCTGGGCATGAATTATGATGGGAGACCTCACAGCGGACTTGATGACTCTAAAAACATTGCAAGGATAGCTATAAGGATGCTACAGGATGGCTGTGAACTGCGGGTGAATGAGAGAATGCATGCTGGGCAGCTTATGACAGTCTCCTCCGCAGCCCCCTTAGAGGGAGCCCCTGCTCCACAGATGCCCCGCTACAGAAACTAG
- the ERI1 gene encoding 3'-5' exoribonuclease 1 isoform X1 → MLVDFLPAHTRELTFSVEIRFCLLGLLFGVTSDTCGRQHCRISDQETNGKISTASSNDFSDPVYKEIAITNGYINRMSREELRSKLAEFKLETRGVKDVLKKRLKNYYKKQKLMQKESINGNSCYDYICIVDFEATCEEGNPPEFTHEIIEFPIVLLNTHTLEIEDTFQQYVKPEINPKLSNFCISLTGITQDIVDKADTFPQVLQNAVEWMRQRELGTKYSYCMLTDGSWDMSKFLNTQCRVSRIKYPSFAKKWINIRKSYGNFYKVPRNQTKLTIMLEKLGMNYDGRPHSGLDDSKNIARIAIRMLQDGCELRVNERMHAGQLMTVSSAAPLEGAPAPQMPRYRN, encoded by the exons ATGCTGGTCGACTTTTTGCCAGCTCATACCCGAGAACTAactttttctgttgaaattaGGTTTTGTCTGTTAGGGCTGCTGTTTGGCGTGACTTCAGACACCTGC GGTAGGCAGCATTGTAGGATCAGTGATCAAGAAACTAATGGGAAAATCTCAACTGCCAGTTCGAATGACTTCAGTGATCCAGTTTACAAAGAAATTGCTATAACCAATGGTTACATCAACAGAATGTCCAGAGAGGAGCTCAGAAGTAAACTTGCAGAGTTCAAGCTTGAAACCAG AGGAGTGAAAGATGTGCtgaaaaagagactgaaaaactATTACAAGAAACAGAAGCTGATGCAGAAGGAATCCATTAATGGAAACAGCTGCTATGACTACATCTGCATTGTTGACTTTGAAGCAACATGTGAAGAAGGAAACCCACCTGAATTCACACATGAAATAATTGAGTTTCCTATTGTCTTACTAAACACACATACCCTGGAAATA GAGGATACCTTTCAGCAATATGTGAAGCCAGAGATTAACCCCAAACTTTCAAACTTCTGCATCAGTCTGACAGGAATCACCCAG gaCATTGTTGATAAAGCTGATACATTTCCTCAAGTTCTGCAGAATGCCGTAGAGTGGATGAGACAGCGAGAACTGGGGACAAAGTACAGCTATTGCATGTTGACAGATGG ATCTTGGGATATGAGTAAATTTTTGAATACCCAGTGCCGTGTTAGCCGTATCAAATACCCTTCTTTTGCCAAAAAGTGGATCAATATTCGCAAATCATATGGGAACTTCTATAAG GTTCCTAGGAACCAGACCAAGCTGACGATCATGCTTGAAAAGCTGGGCATGAATTATGATGGGAGACCTCACAGCGGACTTGATGACTCTAAAAACATTGCAAGGATAGCTATAAGGATGCTACAGGATGGCTGTGAACTGCGGGTGAATGAGAGAATGCATGCTGGGCAGCTTATGACAGTCTCCTCCGCAGCCCCCTTAGAGGGAGCCCCTGCTCCACAGATGCCCCGCTACAGAAACTAG